One Aegilops tauschii subsp. strangulata cultivar AL8/78 chromosome 7, Aet v6.0, whole genome shotgun sequence genomic window carries:
- the LOC141027139 gene encoding uncharacterized mitochondrial protein AtMg00860-like, translating into MEYLDKFVVVFIDDILVFSKKEEEHEQHLRLVLDKLREHQLYAKFSKCEFWLREVGFLGHKLTSEGLSVDPVKIQAVTEWPTPSNVKEVRSFLGLAGYYRKFVEGFSSIARPVTQLLKKDKKFEWTPKCEESFQELKKKLTTTPVMATPDIHKEFCDIL; encoded by the coding sequence atggaatatttggacaAGTTTGTTGTCGTCTTCATTGATGACATTCTTGTCTTCTCGAAGAAGGAAGAAGAGCACGAACAACACTTGAGGTTGGTCCTAGACAAGCTTCGAGAGCACCAACtgtacgccaagttcagcaagtgcgaatTCTGGCTGCGTGAAGTTGGATTCTTGGGTCATAAATTGACTTCTGAAGGATTGTCAGTAGATCCCGTCAAGATTCAAGCCGTGACTGAATGGCCAACCCCGAGCAATGTGAAGGAAGTCAGAAGCTTCCTTGGACTTGCGGGATATTACCGCAAGTTCGTTGAAGGATTCTCCAGCATTGCCCGACCCGTGACCCAGCTcttgaagaaggacaagaagtttgAGTGGACGCCAAAGTGCGAAGAAAGCTTCCAGGAGCTGAAGAAGAAATTGACCACCACCCCAGTTATGGCCACACCTGAtattcacaaggaattttgtgaTATATTATGA